Proteins from one Eubalaena glacialis isolate mEubGla1 chromosome 8, mEubGla1.1.hap2.+ XY, whole genome shotgun sequence genomic window:
- the ZNF800 gene encoding zinc finger protein 800 isoform X2, producing MPLRDKYCQTDHHHHGCCEPVYILEPGDAPLLQQPLQTSKSGIQQIIECFRSGTKQLKHILLKDVDTIFECKLCRSLFRGLPNLITHKKFYCPPSLQMDDNLPDVNDKQSQAINDLLEAIYPSVDKREYIIKLEPIETNQNAVFQYISRTDNATEVTESSSTPEQPEVQIQETSTEQSKTVPVTDTEVETVEPPPVEIVADEVAPTSDEQLQESQADLETSDNSDFGHQLICCLCRKEFNSRRGVRRHIRKVHKKKMEELKKYIETRKNPNQSSKGRSKNVLVPLSRSCPVCCKSFATKANVRRHFDEVHRGLRRDSITPDIATKPGQPLFLDSVSPKKSFKARKQKSSSKAEYNLTACKCLLCKRKYSSQIMLKRHMQIVHKITLSGTNSKREKGPSNTANSSEIKVKVEPADSVESSPPSIIHSPQNELKGTNHSNEKKNAPAAQKNKVKQDSESPKSTSPSAAGGQQKTRKPKLSAGFDFKQLYCKLCKRQFTSKQNLTKHIELHTDGNNIYVKFYKCPLCTYETRRKRDVIRHITVVHKKSSRYLGKITASLEIRAIKKPIDFVLNKVAKRGPARDEAKHSDSKHDGTSNSPSKKYEVADVGIEVKVTKNFSLHRCNKCGKAFAKKTYLEHHKKTHKANASNSPEGNKTKGRSTRSKALV from the exons TTTATATCCTGGAACCTGGAGATGCTCCTTTGTTACAGCAACCACTACAGACATCCAAATCTGGTATTCAGCAAATAATTGAGTGCTTTCGATCAG gaACTAAACAACTTAagcatattttattaaaagatgTGGACACTATTTTTGAATGTAAATTATGCCGCAGTCTCTTCAGAGGATTACCAAATTTAATTACCCATAAAAAATTCTACTGCCCACCAAGTCTCCAGATGGATGACA ACCTTCCTGATGTAAATGATAAACAAAGCCAAGCCATAAATGATCTCCTAGAAGCCATATATCCAAGTGTGGACAAGCGAGAATACATTATTAAGCTAGAACCCATAGAAACTAATCAGAATGCAGTGTTTCAATATATTTCAAGGACTGATAATGCTACTGAAGTCACAGAGTCAAGCAGTACTCCTGAACAGCCTGAAGTTCAAATACAGGAAACTAGCACTGAACAGTCTAAAACAGTTCCAGTTACAGACACAGAGGTGGAAACTGTAGAGCCCCCTCCTGTTGAAATTGTTGCAGATGAAGTTGCACCTACATCTGATGAACAACTGCAGGAATCACAGGCTGACTTGGAAACTTCTGACAATTCTGATTTTGGTCACCAGTTGATATGTTGTCTTTGTAGAAAAGAATTCAATTCCAGACGAGGTGTTCGTCGTCACATTCGAAAAgtacacaagaaaaaaatggaagaactaAAAAAGTACATTGAAACACGAAAGAATCCAAACCAGTCCTCTAAAGGACGCAGTAAGAATGTTCTAGTTCCATTAAGTAGGAGTTGTCCAGTATGTTGTAAATCATTTGCTACAAAAGCGAATGTAAGGAggcattttgatgaagttcataGAGGACTAAGGAGGGATTCAATTACTCCTGATATAGCAACAAAGCCTGGGCAACCTTTGTTCCTGGATTCTGTTTCTCCTAAAAAATCTTTTAAGGCTCGAAAACAAAAGTCGTCTTCAAAGGCTGAATACAATTTAACTGCATGCAAATGCCTCCTTTGCAAGAGGAAATATAGTTCACAAATAATGCTTAAAAGACATATGCAAATTGTCCACAAGATAACTCTTTCTGGAACAAACTCTAAAAGAGAGAAAGGCCCCAGTAATACTGCCAACAGTTCAGAAATAAAAGTTAAAGTTGAACCAGCAGATTCTGTAGAATCTTCACCCCCTTCCATTATCCATTCTCCACAGAATGAATTAAAGGGAACAAatcattcaaatgaaaaaaagaacgCACCGGCAgcacagaaaaataaagttaaacaaGACTCTGAAAGCCCTAAATCAACTAGTCCGTCTGCTGCAGGTGGCCAGCAAAAAACCAGGAAACCAAAACTTTCAGCTGGCTTTGACTTTAAGCAACTTTACTGTAAACTTTGTAAACGTCAGTTTACTTCCAAACAGAACTTGACTAAACACATTGAATTGCACACAGATGGGAATAACATTTATGTTAAATTCTACAAGTGTCCTCTTTGCACTTATGAAACTCGTCGGAAGCGCGATGTGATACGACATATAACTGTGGTTCATAAAAAGTCATCCCGTTATCTTGGGAAAATAACAGCCAGTTTAGAGATCAGAGCTATAAAAAAGCCCATTGATTTTGTTCTAAATAAAGTGGCAAAAAGAGGCCCTGCAAGAGACGAAGcaaaacatagtgattcaaaacatGATGGCACTTCTAACTCTCCTAGTAAAAAGTATGAAGTAGCTGATGTTGGTATTGAAGTAAAAGTCACGAAAAACTTTTCTCTTCACAGATGCAATAAATGTGGAAAGGCATTTGCCAAAAAGACTTATCTTGAACATCATAAGAAAACTCATAAGGCAAATGCTTCCAATTCAcctgaaggaaacaaaaccaaaggCCGAAGTACAAGATCTAAGGCTCTTGTCTG A